One window of Penaeus chinensis breed Huanghai No. 1 chromosome 1, ASM1920278v2, whole genome shotgun sequence genomic DNA carries:
- the LOC125041921 gene encoding pollen-specific leucine-rich repeat extensin-like protein 1, with translation MLRKEMARERLMEIVKMMLREPESPKIPSRRVRPRTRRHETPKPETPKPETPKSETPKPETPKPETPKPETPKPETPKPETPKSETPKPETPKPETPKSETPKPETPKPETPKPETPKPETPKPEILKAQTQQAETRHPDSP, from the exons ATGCTGCGGAAGGAGATGGCTCGGGAGAGGCTGATGGAGATCGTGAAGATGATGctg AGAGAGCCTGAGAGCCCAAAAATCCCATCTCGGAGAGTCCGCCCAAGAACCCGAAGGCACGAGACTCCGAAGCCCGAGACTCCGAAGCCCGAGACTCCGAAGTCCGAGACTCCGAAGCCCGAGACTCCGAAGCCCGAGACTCCGAAGCCCGAGACTCCGAAGCCCGAGACTCCGAAGCCCGAGACTCCGAAGTCCGAGACTCCGAAGCCCGAGACTCCGAAGCCCGAGACTCCGAAGTCCGAGACTCCGAAGCCCGAGACTCCGAAGCCCGAGACTCCGAAGCCCGAGACTCCGAAGCCCGAGACTCCGAAGCCCGAGATCCTAAAAGCCCAAACCCAACAAGCCGAAACCCGACATCCCGACAGCCCTTGA
- the LOC125041849 gene encoding trypsin-1-like: protein MKYFNFTSPGSTLQLQCSSFQLQGSRRCRKDFLQVTTLGFSRRFCGKKSSFVVSRNSRRIITRFRTNARGSSRGFSCSVSASECGVVNRVTRIVGGVETEVNEYPWMVSLRYSDSMEHICGASVLAGGWVLTAAHCTEFLSASDLVVVVGDHDVTANDETSAQAFNVAQIVNHPMYDDDTLDNDVALLRLASQIQFPEDNTVGRVCLPEAGQTYDSVTATVSGWGTVAEDGADSPVLLEVSVPTLSNAECNVFLGGEVTANMLCAGVPEGGRDSCQGDSGGPLVTEEGGEVKQIGVVSWGFGCGQPNSPGVYARVTSYLSWISSYVTEC from the exons ATGAAATACTTTAATTTC ACCTCGCCTGGCTCGACCCTCCAGCTGCAGTGTTCCTCCTTCCAGCTCCAGGGGTCCAGGCGATGCCGGAAGGACTTCCTGCAGGTGACGACGCTCGGCTTCAGCAGGAG GTTCTGCGGGAAGAAGAGCTCCTTTGTCGTCTCGAGGAACAGCAGGCGCATCATCACGAGGTTCAGAACCAACGCCAGAGGATCCAGCCGCGGGTTCTCTTGCTCCGTGTCGGCCTCGG AATGCGGCGTCGTGAACCGCGTGACCCGAATCGTGGGCGGCGTCGAGACCGAAGTCAACGAGTACCCCTGGATGGTGTCCTTGAGGTACAGCGACTCCATGGAACACATCTGCGGCGCCTCCGTCCTCGCCGGCGGATGGGTGCTCACGGCCGCCCACTGCACGGAATT CTTGAGCGCCTCTGACCTTGTAGTGGTCGTGGGAGACCATGACGTGACAGCGAACGACGAAACCAGTGCGCAGGCGTTCAACGTTGCCCAG ATCGTCAATCACCCGATGTACGACGATGACACTTTAGACAACGACGTCGCGCTCCTGAGGCTGGCGTCGCAGATTCAGTTCCCGGAGGACAACACCGTCGGGAGGGTGTGCCTGCCCGAGGCCGGCCAGACGTACGACAGCGTGACGGCCACGGTCTCCGGCTGGGGGACGGTGGCGGAag ACGGCGCCGATTCCCCGGTGCTGCTCGAGGTGTCCGTGCCGACCCTGTCCAACGCCGAGTGCAACGTGTTCCTGGGCGGCGAGGTCACGGCCAACATGCTGTGCGCGGGCGTCCCCGAGGGCGGCCGCGACTCCTGCCAG GGCGACTCAGGAGGCCCCCTGGTCACGGAGGAGGGCGGCGAAGTGAAGCAGATCGGGGTCGTGTCTTGGGGCTTCGGCTGCGGGCAACCCAACAGCCCCGGAGTCTACGCCCGCGTCACCT CCTACCTTTCGTGGATCAGCTCCTATGTTACGGAGTGCTAA
- the LOC125041990 gene encoding peroxidase-like protein 3 translates to MNSLRAFRGGKLLLQVVSSRSLSLQVTGEGVELLPPKKELGDGCYVPLMASVNRYCFRAALVLLHLRFGRHHNLVANRLQELNPRLEDERLFQESRRIVVAQLQHIVYNEYLPTVLGKKAMRKYQLKSLKGKQRRSDYDPGRSVAATSEFATAAFRFGHSQIPDLIERADAAGEVSATTLSSEMLRPFSLYAEGVVPDLLRGSGRQSAGEVDALFSKEVTGKLFRSSKPFGLDLVALNVQRGRDHGLPGYTTLRAVCGGGGGKGRDFEDLGEDMDQGVIDSLRRVYSHVDDIDLFIGGLSERPLPPGLLGPTFTCILGDQFSRIRRGDRYWYETSDEDTGFGDDQLEQLRKTTLADLLCGAFPEVRAIQERPLEVASAENPVVSCCHVSSVDLKPWKA, encoded by the exons ATGAACTCCCTCAGGGCCTTCAGGGGCGGGAAGCTCCTCCTGCAGGTGG TGTCCTCGCGGTCCTTGTCCCTGCAGGTCACGGGCGAGGGCGTGGAGCTCCTGCCGCCGAAGAAGGAGCTGGGCGACGGCTGCTACGTCCCCCTGATGGCGAGCGTCAACCGGTACTGCTTCAGGGCGG CGCTCGTGCTGCTCCACCTGCGGTTCGGCCGCCACCACAACCTCGTAGCGAATCGCCTCCAGGAGCTCAACCCGCGCTTGGAGGACGAGCGACTGTTTCAGGAGAGCCGGAGGATCGTGGTGGCCCAGCTTCAGCATATTGTCTACAACGAATATCTCCCCACGGTCCTGG gGAAAAAGGCGATGAGGAAGTACCAGCTGAAGTCTCTGAAGGGAAAGCAGAGGCGGAGCGACTACGACCCCGGGAGGAGCGTCGCCGCCACCTCCGAGTTCGCGACGGCGGCCTTCCGCTTCGGCCACAGTCAGATCCCG GACCTCATAGAGCGAGCAGACGCCGCCGGGGAGGTCTCGGCGACGACGCTCTCCTCCGAGATGCTGAGGCCCTTCTCCCTGTACGCGGAGGGGGTGGTTCCCGACCTGCTCCGCGGGTCCGGCCGCCAGAGCGCCGGCGAAGTGGACGCCCTTTTTTCGAAGGAG GTTACGGGGAAATTATTTCGCTCCAGCAAGCCCTTCGGTCTCGACCTGGTGGCCCTGAACGTCCAGCGCGGGCGTGACCACGGCCTGCCAGGGTACACGACCTTGCGGGCGGTCTGCGGGGGCGGCGGGGGCAAGGGCAGGGATTTCGAGGACTTAGGCGAGGACATGGACCAAGGTGTGATTGACAGCCTGAGGAGAGTGTACAG CCACGTGGACGACATCGACCTCTTCATCGGCGGCTTATCggagcgccccctcccccccggcctcCTCGGACCCACCTTCACCTGCATCCTAGGCGACCAGTTCTCCAGGATCCGTCGAGGCGATAGGTACTGGTACGAGACCTCCGATGAAGACACCGGGTTCGGGGATG ATCAACTCGAGCAGCTCCGTAAGACGACCCTCGCTGACCTCCTGTGCGGCGCCTTCCCCGAGGTGCGGGCGATCCAGGAGAGGCCCCTGGAGGTCGCTTCGGCAGAGAACCCGGTGGTGTCCTGTTGCCACGTGTCCTCAGTGGACCTCAAACCCTGGAAGGCATGA